One window of the Pseudarthrobacter sp. ATCC 49987 genome contains the following:
- a CDS encoding cation diffusion facilitator family transporter, with protein sequence MAANGGTKAIVAALAANLTIAVLKFVAYFLTFSSSMLAEAIHSLADSGNRLLLLVGGKRAQRAASPEHPFGYGRERYIYAFIVSIVLFSVGGLFALYEAWGKLQHPHAIEGAFWWVPLAVLVGAIIAESYSFRTAIIESNHIRGKQTWVRFIRSAKQPELPVILLEDFGALLGLVFALFGVSLTLLTGNGIWDALGTAMIGFLLVAIAAVLAIETKSRLLGESATKDDVAKIRAAIESDGTTIIHLKTLHLGPEELLVAAKISIGRSDTGQEIAQAIDGAETRIRAAVSIARVIYLEPDVQRVSAP encoded by the coding sequence CTGGCTGCAAATGGCGGTACCAAGGCGATTGTTGCAGCGCTTGCTGCCAACCTGACCATCGCCGTCCTGAAATTCGTCGCGTATTTCCTGACGTTTTCCTCATCAATGCTGGCCGAAGCGATCCACTCGCTCGCGGACTCCGGCAACCGGCTCCTCCTGCTCGTGGGCGGCAAGCGTGCCCAGCGGGCGGCGAGCCCGGAGCACCCCTTCGGCTACGGGCGCGAGCGTTACATCTACGCCTTCATCGTCTCGATCGTGCTGTTCAGCGTGGGCGGCCTGTTTGCCCTGTACGAAGCGTGGGGAAAGCTCCAGCACCCGCACGCCATCGAGGGTGCGTTCTGGTGGGTGCCGCTCGCCGTACTTGTCGGCGCCATCATCGCCGAGTCCTACTCGTTCCGGACCGCGATCATCGAATCCAACCACATCCGCGGCAAGCAGACCTGGGTCAGGTTCATCCGCAGTGCCAAGCAGCCGGAGCTTCCCGTCATCCTGCTCGAGGACTTCGGCGCCCTCCTGGGCCTGGTCTTCGCGCTCTTCGGCGTGAGCCTGACCCTCCTCACCGGAAACGGAATCTGGGATGCCCTGGGTACCGCGATGATCGGCTTCCTGCTTGTGGCCATCGCCGCCGTGCTCGCCATCGAGACCAAGTCGCGGCTGCTCGGTGAATCAGCCACCAAGGACGACGTCGCCAAGATCCGGGCGGCCATCGAATCCGACGGCACCACGATCATCCACCTCAAGACCCTGCACCTGGGCCCGGAGGAACTGCTGGTCGCAGCCAAGATCAGCATCGGCCGCTCCGATACGGGCCAGGAAATCGCCCAGGCGATCGACGGCGCCGAGACACGGATCCGCGCGGCTGTTTCGATCGCCCGGGTCATCTACCTGGAACCGGACG
- a CDS encoding GlsB/YeaQ/YmgE family stress response membrane protein — translation MGFLGWIILGLIVGAIVKAIMPGKVGGGWVTSLVLGVVGAVVGGWIGDLLFGGGKMEFWNLGSWILAIVGGLVVAGVYGAITGRNKTT, via the coding sequence ATGGGCTTTCTAGGCTGGATCATTCTCGGACTCATAGTAGGTGCAATCGTTAAGGCAATCATGCCTGGCAAGGTCGGCGGCGGCTGGGTCACCAGCCTCGTGCTCGGCGTTGTCGGTGCAGTTGTCGGCGGGTGGATCGGCGACCTGCTGTTCGGCGGCGGCAAGATGGAATTCTGGAATCTTGGTTCCTGGATCCTGGCCATTGTCGGCGGCCTGGTGGTTGCCGGCGTCTACGGCGCAATCACGGGACGGAACAAGACAACTTAG
- a CDS encoding TrmH family RNA methyltransferase produces MNETGRPQDFPLSNPRADRVRKVAQLAGRPARLKRREFLAEGPQAVREALVLHQKRIAAGQPGIVYEVYASESCLDRHPDLETLAEGTTAYLATDEVLAAMADTVTPQGILAVCGFLDVSLEQVLDAGPRLVAVLCEVRDPGNAGTVLRAADAAGADAVVLTASSVDIYNPKAVRSTAGSLFHLPVVLGAGIEETVARCKERGIGVLAADGYGQLNLDRLQDQNAARRLGAPAQDAGYALENPTAWLFGNEAQGLSEEELALADHRVAVPVYGAAESLNLGTAATVCLYASARSQQDGGMPQS; encoded by the coding sequence ATGAACGAAACCGGGCGCCCGCAAGACTTTCCACTTTCCAATCCTCGAGCTGATCGGGTGAGGAAGGTGGCACAGCTTGCCGGGCGCCCGGCCCGTTTAAAGCGCCGCGAGTTCCTGGCGGAGGGGCCGCAGGCGGTCCGGGAAGCCCTTGTCCTCCATCAGAAGAGGATCGCCGCGGGGCAGCCCGGCATCGTCTATGAGGTCTACGCGAGCGAGTCCTGCCTGGACCGGCACCCGGACCTGGAGACGCTGGCGGAGGGCACCACCGCCTACCTCGCCACCGACGAAGTACTCGCCGCGATGGCGGACACGGTCACCCCGCAGGGCATTCTCGCGGTCTGCGGCTTCCTGGATGTCAGCCTCGAACAGGTGCTCGACGCCGGCCCGCGGCTGGTTGCCGTGTTGTGCGAGGTCCGCGACCCCGGCAACGCCGGCACCGTGCTGCGCGCCGCCGACGCGGCCGGCGCAGACGCCGTCGTCCTGACGGCGTCCAGCGTTGACATCTACAACCCCAAGGCCGTGCGGTCGACGGCGGGATCCCTTTTCCACCTGCCCGTGGTCCTCGGCGCCGGGATCGAGGAGACCGTGGCCCGCTGCAAGGAACGCGGCATCGGCGTGCTGGCCGCCGACGGCTACGGCCAGCTCAACCTGGACCGGCTGCAGGACCAGAACGCCGCCCGCCGGCTGGGCGCACCGGCCCAGGATGCCGGGTATGCGCTGGAGAACCCGACAGCGTGGCTGTTCGGCAACGAGGCCCAGGGCCTGTCCGAGGAGGAACTCGCGCTGGCCGACCACCGGGTGGCCGTACCCGTGTACGGCGCTGCCGAGAGCCTCAACCTCGGTACCGCGGCGACCGTTTGCCTCTACGCCAGCGCCCGTTCGCAGCAGGACGGCGGAATGCCGCAAAGCTAG
- the rplT gene encoding 50S ribosomal protein L20, with protein sequence MARVKRAVNAHKKRRVILERAKGYRGQRSRLYRKAKEQLLHSFVYSYGDRKKKKGDFRRLWIQRINAASRANGLTYNRLIQGLKAAEVEVDRRMLAELAVSDANAFAALVKIAKDALPADTSAPAVQAEAAPAAKKPAAKKAPAKKPAAKKPAADKAAE encoded by the coding sequence GTGGCACGTGTGAAGAGGGCGGTCAACGCCCACAAGAAGCGCCGGGTTATCCTTGAGCGCGCAAAGGGCTACCGTGGACAGCGTTCACGCCTGTACCGCAAGGCCAAAGAGCAGCTGCTGCACTCGTTTGTGTACAGCTACGGCGACCGCAAGAAGAAGAAGGGCGACTTCCGCCGCCTGTGGATCCAGCGCATTAACGCTGCATCCCGCGCCAACGGCCTGACCTACAACCGTCTGATCCAGGGCCTGAAGGCCGCTGAGGTCGAGGTTGACCGCCGTATGCTGGCCGAGCTGGCCGTTTCCGACGCCAACGCCTTCGCCGCGCTGGTCAAGATCGCCAAGGACGCCCTGCCCGCCGACACGTCCGCTCCGGCCGTCCAGGCTGAGGCTGCTCCGGCCGCCAAGAAGCCTGCTGCGAAGAAGGCCCCGGCCAAGAAGCCGGCCGCCAAGAAGCCTGCCGCTGACAAGGCTGCCGAGTAG
- the rpmI gene encoding 50S ribosomal protein L35 yields MPKMKTHSGAKKRFKLTGSGKLRRQQANRRHYLEHKSSRLTRRLAGDKIVFKGDAKVIRKMLGI; encoded by the coding sequence ATGCCGAAGATGAAGACCCACAGTGGTGCTAAGAAGCGCTTCAAGCTGACCGGCAGCGGCAAGCTGCGCCGCCAGCAGGCCAACCGCCGCCACTACCTCGAGCACAAGTCCTCCAGGCTGACCCGTCGCCTTGCCGGCGACAAGATCGTCTTCAAGGGCGACGCCAAGGTCATCCGGAAGATGCTCGGCATCTAA